In candidate division KSB1 bacterium, a single genomic region encodes these proteins:
- a CDS encoding DUF5683 domain-containing protein, whose protein sequence is MRILLLSLTLFCSLAAAQTSHLADEWYQTSPSFTGLQTMQSESPGAALQPEKNRGKAFFMSLLVPGWGQRYTESRNKMLAFFAAEIGLWMTCSGFELYSDWRRQDYRAYAARYADVDLDGKSDSYFIDVGNFNTIHDYNAYKLQWRQLAEYYDDVDANYWNWQSKEHREEFDDLRISSDTAHNRATMMLGFIMANHVISAVDALISASRHHNQQTVLDWNLFLGDGYYTPRVHFTLTKHW, encoded by the coding sequence ATGCGAATTTTATTATTGTCTCTAACGTTATTTTGCTCACTTGCAGCTGCTCAAACATCGCATCTTGCGGATGAATGGTACCAGACCTCTCCATCGTTCACCGGCCTGCAGACGATGCAGTCCGAATCCCCCGGCGCTGCGCTGCAGCCTGAAAAAAACAGGGGCAAGGCGTTTTTCATGTCTTTGCTGGTTCCGGGATGGGGACAGCGGTATACAGAATCGCGTAACAAGATGCTGGCTTTTTTCGCTGCCGAGATCGGTCTGTGGATGACCTGTTCCGGTTTTGAACTGTACAGCGACTGGCGGCGCCAGGATTACCGCGCCTATGCCGCCCGCTATGCTGATGTCGATCTTGATGGTAAATCCGACAGTTACTTTATCGATGTCGGGAATTTTAACACTATTCATGATTATAACGCATACAAACTGCAGTGGCGTCAGCTCGCTGAATATTACGATGATGTTGATGCCAATTACTGGAACTGGCAGAGTAAAGAGCATCGTGAAGAATTTGATGATTTACGCATTTCTTCGGATACTGCTCATAACCGCGCAACCATGATGCTCGGTTTTATCATGGCCAATCATGTCATCAGTGCGGTTGATGCGCTGATCTCCGCCAGCAGACACCATAATCAACAGACGGTTCTGGACTGGAACCTGTTTCTGGGCGACGGTTATTATACGCCGCGTGTTCATTTCACCTTGACTAAACACTGGTGA
- a CDS encoding reductive dehalogenase domain-containing protein: MSLILFVSLSVLIFVFLAAFSVASLTEKEYRAFSISAVLTAIFLLMHTGLVIFNPGWLWGMNLLYFFLVVLFFIPAASSDLVNLNPQPIDERDIMFARARYQPGLRAYQDYYTRNPQKQKIDDQIRSLPDLLSPGGPYYDERSASMAHLFFAETERLAQRAEGEPALEQTPLSPDDAAAQLKSMARSLGAVDSGIARIRPEYLYTHIGRGQGVYGDPIDLDHPRALVFAVEMKYNRVRQAPKIAVTLESAEQYLQSAHIAVTVAEYIRSLGYPARAHIDGNYRLMLPGLASDAGLGEIGRLGYLIHPRFGARVRLAAVSTTLPIAEDERRVFGVQDFCAICKKCASNCPAGAISFGPKKNVRGVIKWSTCQEACYRYWRSIGTDCGLCMRICPYSKPDTWTHNLIRNRMAHSAPARRLGVYADDLFYGQRRYNRE, encoded by the coding sequence TTGAGTTTAATACTATTTGTTTCGCTTTCCGTTCTGATATTTGTTTTTCTCGCGGCGTTTTCTGTTGCGTCCCTAACTGAAAAAGAGTACAGAGCCTTTAGCATTTCTGCTGTTTTGACGGCGATTTTCCTTTTAATGCATACGGGACTGGTTATTTTCAATCCCGGATGGCTCTGGGGGATGAACCTGCTTTATTTTTTCCTGGTCGTGTTGTTCTTTATCCCCGCTGCTTCTTCTGATCTTGTAAACCTGAATCCCCAACCCATTGATGAACGAGATATTATGTTCGCCCGCGCCCGTTATCAGCCGGGTTTACGAGCCTATCAGGATTATTATACCCGAAATCCGCAAAAACAAAAAATCGACGATCAAATCCGTTCGCTGCCCGATCTCTTGAGCCCGGGCGGACCCTACTATGATGAGCGGTCCGCATCGATGGCGCATTTGTTTTTTGCAGAAACGGAACGTCTGGCGCAGCGGGCGGAAGGTGAGCCGGCTCTGGAACAGACACCGCTCAGTCCGGATGACGCGGCGGCACAGCTTAAATCAATGGCGCGTTCACTGGGGGCTGTGGACAGCGGGATTGCCCGAATACGGCCCGAGTATCTTTATACGCATATCGGACGCGGTCAGGGCGTTTATGGCGATCCGATTGATCTGGATCATCCCCGGGCTCTGGTCTTTGCGGTCGAGATGAAGTACAATCGGGTGCGTCAGGCGCCGAAGATTGCCGTCACTCTCGAATCCGCTGAACAATATCTGCAATCCGCTCATATTGCTGTCACAGTGGCAGAGTATATCCGTTCACTGGGCTATCCGGCGCGCGCTCATATCGACGGCAATTACCGGCTGATGCTTCCCGGTTTGGCGTCGGACGCGGGGCTGGGCGAAATTGGCCGTTTGGGGTATCTGATTCATCCGAGGTTCGGGGCTCGTGTCCGTCTGGCTGCGGTCAGCACGACGCTTCCGATCGCTGAGGACGAGCGTCGGGTGTTTGGCGTACAGGATTTTTGTGCGATTTGCAAAAAGTGTGCATCCAATTGTCCGGCTGGCGCTATTTCCTTTGGCCCCAAGAAAAATGTGCGCGGTGTGATCAAATGGTCTACTTGTCAAGAGGCGTGTTACCGTTACTGGCGAAGCATCGGCACGGACTGTGGACTGTGTATGCGCATATGCCCCTACAGCAAACCCGATACATGGACGCATAACCTCATTCGCAACCGGATGGCTCATTCCGCACCGGCCCGTCGGCTCGGGGTTTATGCGGATGATCTGTTTTATGGACAACGCCGGTATAACCGCGAATGA
- a CDS encoding YiiX/YebB-like N1pC/P60 family cysteine hydrolase has product MENGFQPGDIFFTRGTGFISKAIRLFSRSFGESRTRVNHVGLVVTAGSVKTCRVVEALHVVRRHSLWKRYGPPKPDRVAVYRPLNLSREEIEILVEEANEQVGKTYGYLKLLAHLLDWFLQGAYVFRRLTRNKNYPICSWLVAHACSKIDKHFGVDPGAAQPDDIWDFVLSNPKKYMPVYPLGPLAADDEPRRLDKK; this is encoded by the coding sequence ATGGAAAATGGATTTCAGCCCGGAGATATTTTTTTTACCCGCGGAACCGGTTTTATCAGCAAAGCTATCCGGCTTTTTTCGCGTTCGTTCGGTGAAAGCCGGACCCGCGTGAACCACGTGGGCCTTGTCGTCACCGCCGGCTCTGTGAAAACATGCCGGGTGGTGGAAGCCCTGCATGTGGTGCGCCGTCATTCCCTTTGGAAACGCTACGGTCCGCCCAAGCCTGATCGTGTTGCTGTGTATCGGCCGCTGAATCTCAGCAGGGAGGAGATAGAGATTCTTGTTGAGGAAGCCAATGAACAGGTCGGGAAAACTTATGGATATCTCAAACTGCTGGCCCACTTGTTGGACTGGTTCCTGCAGGGCGCGTATGTGTTCCGCCGATTAACCCGAAACAAGAACTATCCCATCTGTTCCTGGCTGGTTGCGCATGCCTGTTCCAAAATTGACAAGCATTTCGGTGTTGATCCCGGTGCGGCGCAGCCGGATGATATCTGGGATTTTGTTCTCTCGAATCCGAAAAAATATATGCCGGTGTACCCTTTGGGACCGTTGGCAGCCGATGATGAGCCCAGACGTCTGGACAAGAAATAG
- a CDS encoding PatB family C-S lyase — protein sequence MDSSAFDQKINRNGTESLKWDRYKETDILPMWVADMDFKSPPRVIQSLVERAEHGVYGYTLPPLDLTAAIVQRMQQRYEWTIQPEWLVWLPGLVCGINAVCGSIGSPGDAVLSSIPIYPPFLSAPRNMDRQLQTFSMTKNRNRYEFDFDAMCDAISDKTRLFLHCHPHNPLGRAFDRKELTQTAQICIDHDLIICSDEIHCDLLLDSNRTHIPMASLSPEIADRTLTLMAPSKTFNLPGLGLSFAVISNPTLRKQFKQSIEGIVPHPNVFAYRGAMAAYEHGENWLRTLLTYLRINAQMVHNRINAMPGLSMTPVEATYLAWIDTRETGIKKPQAFFEQARVGLSDGMFFKGPGFVRLNFGCQRSRLKLALDRMQNALKHFE from the coding sequence ATGGATAGTTCAGCTTTCGATCAAAAAATAAACCGGAACGGCACTGAAAGTTTAAAGTGGGACCGCTACAAAGAGACTGACATACTTCCCATGTGGGTGGCGGATATGGATTTCAAATCTCCCCCTCGGGTCATTCAAAGCCTGGTTGAACGCGCCGAACACGGCGTATATGGATATACTTTGCCGCCGCTCGATCTGACAGCGGCTATTGTACAGAGGATGCAGCAGCGCTACGAGTGGACAATACAACCGGAATGGCTGGTGTGGCTTCCCGGACTGGTTTGCGGGATAAATGCGGTTTGCGGCAGCATCGGCAGTCCGGGCGATGCAGTCCTGTCAAGCATACCGATCTATCCGCCGTTTTTGTCCGCGCCCCGCAATATGGATCGGCAATTACAGACATTTTCCATGACAAAGAACCGGAACCGCTATGAATTCGATTTTGACGCGATGTGCGATGCAATCTCTGATAAAACACGCCTGTTTCTTCACTGTCATCCTCATAATCCTCTGGGGCGAGCCTTTGATCGCAAAGAGTTGACACAGACGGCGCAAATCTGCATCGATCATGACCTGATCATCTGTTCGGATGAAATTCACTGCGATCTGCTGCTGGACAGCAACCGCACTCATATTCCCATGGCTTCTCTGTCACCCGAAATTGCAGACCGAACCCTCACCCTGATGGCGCCCAGTAAAACCTTTAATTTACCCGGACTGGGATTGTCTTTTGCCGTCATTTCAAATCCGACATTGCGCAAGCAATTCAAGCAGAGCATTGAAGGAATTGTCCCGCATCCCAATGTTTTTGCTTACCGGGGCGCTATGGCGGCTTATGAGCATGGAGAAAACTGGCTCCGGACGCTTTTGACCTACTTGAGGATCAATGCACAAATGGTTCACAATCGCATTAACGCCATGCCCGGGCTATCGATGACCCCGGTGGAGGCCACTTATTTGGCCTGGATCGACACACGCGAAACCGGTATCAAAAAACCGCAGGCTTTTTTCGAGCAGGCCAGGGTGGGATTATCGGACGGGATGTTTTTCAAAGGACCGGGTTTCGTACGCCTGAATTTTGGCTGTCAGCGCTCCCGATTGAAACTCGCGCTCGACCGTATGCAGAACGCTCTGAAGCATTTTGAATAA
- a CDS encoding GNAT family N-acetyltransferase, producing the protein MAHIRQMSSNDLNLVNALLSRAFTQGRVDDGYMHSHVPLCQTDFLKWYYNQNPEGCFVLEHESQCRGAAFTHLWGDTGWFGPLAIAPERHLTGLGKQLLLHCIRYLKMKECKTIGLETNPRSKRNIGFYGRMGFVPSLFSVDMMCSLSMAKIPVTPPHQTIRYSRLSEKDRNEMRVRIQRLTAQIDPGASYTEFIKQTDASRTGDTLMFIFKSAPVGFCVMQNTPTTVEENRAIMRTIVFAAHPQTPEEYLRYMIKDIEMYGKEMNLYRHLIRIPFYTPRLFQLLLKMDYRVINTDMRMIVDGYPEQVKSNAIYANRWV; encoded by the coding sequence ATGGCCCATATCCGGCAGATGAGCAGCAACGATTTGAATCTGGTCAATGCTCTATTATCCCGTGCCTTTACCCAGGGGCGGGTAGATGATGGTTATATGCACTCGCATGTACCGTTATGCCAGACTGATTTTTTGAAATGGTATTATAATCAGAACCCTGAAGGCTGTTTTGTGCTGGAGCATGAATCGCAGTGCCGGGGAGCCGCTTTTACGCACTTGTGGGGGGATACGGGCTGGTTTGGTCCGCTGGCCATTGCCCCGGAGCGGCATCTGACAGGTCTGGGCAAACAACTGCTGCTGCACTGCATTCGATATTTAAAGATGAAAGAGTGTAAAACCATTGGCCTGGAAACCAATCCGCGCAGCAAACGTAATATCGGGTTTTACGGCAGAATGGGATTTGTACCATCCTTGTTTTCAGTGGATATGATGTGTTCCCTCAGCATGGCCAAAATACCGGTCACTCCTCCGCATCAGACCATACGATATTCCCGTCTGAGTGAAAAGGACAGGAACGAAATGCGGGTTCGGATTCAGAGATTGACCGCCCAAATCGACCCCGGGGCCAGTTACACCGAGTTTATCAAGCAGACCGATGCCAGTCGTACCGGCGACACGTTGATGTTTATCTTTAAATCCGCTCCGGTCGGGTTTTGCGTGATGCAAAATACCCCCACTACGGTTGAAGAAAATCGAGCCATTATGAGAACCATTGTTTTCGCGGCGCATCCCCAGACACCCGAAGAGTATCTGAGATATATGATAAAAGACATTGAAATGTACGGCAAGGAGATGAACCTTTACCGTCACCTGATCCGGATTCCTTTTTACACACCGCGTCTGTTTCAATTGCTTTTAAAAATGGACTATCGGGTGATCAATACTGATATGCGTATGATAGTGGACGGATACCCCGAACAAGTCAAGAGTAATGCCATCTATGCAAACCGCTGGGTCTGA
- a CDS encoding DUF1848 family protein, with product MSEQPNRVISASRRLDMVATQPERLAETLQKKAKPEAVHSVVLWTKNPTNMLQHESLRTCLLEYDQLFLHFTVTGLGGTLLEPGVPSPERVLSFLPALIGFLGDPRRIRIRFDPVIKIQLPDGSFLSNFGYFEQLAPVIAKYGIQDVSTSWVQVYDKVRRRLAQHQLRIIEPCQEERDDQAGKIQDIAEQHGIRMHWCCVNGTPRSRCIDGPLLSQLHPKGAAANCERAGGQRPRCGCTKSWDIGWYYKCDHGCLYCYGQPSV from the coding sequence ATGAGTGAACAGCCGAACCGAGTGATTTCAGCAAGCCGCAGACTGGATATGGTCGCCACTCAGCCGGAGCGTCTGGCGGAGACGTTGCAGAAAAAAGCAAAGCCGGAGGCGGTGCACAGTGTGGTGCTGTGGACCAAAAATCCCACCAACATGCTGCAGCATGAATCCCTTCGAACCTGTTTACTGGAATATGATCAGCTGTTTCTGCATTTTACTGTTACCGGTTTGGGCGGCACACTCTTGGAACCGGGCGTGCCCTCGCCTGAGCGGGTCTTGTCCTTTTTACCCGCATTGATCGGGTTTTTAGGCGACCCGCGCCGCATCCGTATTCGGTTTGATCCGGTCATAAAGATTCAGCTGCCGGACGGGTCGTTTCTCTCCAATTTTGGATATTTTGAACAGCTTGCACCCGTAATTGCAAAGTACGGGATTCAGGATGTATCGACAAGCTGGGTGCAGGTTTACGACAAGGTGCGACGTCGTTTGGCGCAGCATCAACTGCGCATCATCGAACCGTGTCAAGAGGAACGGGATGACCAGGCGGGCAAAATTCAGGATATTGCTGAACAACACGGCATCCGCATGCACTGGTGCTGTGTGAACGGAACCCCCCGGTCCCGCTGTATTGACGGCCCTTTGTTGAGTCAGCTGCATCCCAAAGGAGCAGCTGCCAATTGCGAGCGCGCCGGCGGACAAAGGCCGCGCTGCGGCTGTACAAAAAGCTGGGATATCGGCTGGTATTATAAATGTGATCATGGGTGTTTGTATTGTTACGGACAGCCGTCTGTATAA
- a CDS encoding DUF456 domain-containing protein, which produces MEILFIALAVIFTLAGFIGCIVPALPGPPLNFLALVFLNLAREPDPYSIRFLIIMGVIAVGITIVDNVVPAWGAKRYGATKLSVWLALAGTLVGVIFFGPLGIILGAFLGALLGELISGKEIRDALKAGWGVFIGVFTGIILKVIVSGVITFYFIKELI; this is translated from the coding sequence ATGGAAATATTGTTCATTGCACTTGCTGTTATTTTTACACTGGCTGGATTTATCGGTTGCATTGTTCCGGCGCTGCCGGGCCCGCCATTGAATTTTTTGGCTCTGGTGTTTCTCAATCTGGCGCGTGAGCCGGACCCTTATAGTATCCGGTTTTTGATTATCATGGGAGTCATTGCCGTCGGGATCACTATTGTGGATAATGTGGTGCCGGCCTGGGGCGCCAAACGGTACGGCGCAACCAAACTGAGTGTATGGCTGGCTCTGGCCGGAACCCTGGTCGGTGTCATTTTTTTCGGTCCCCTCGGCATTATTCTGGGCGCGTTTCTGGGCGCGCTGCTGGGTGAATTGATCAGCGGTAAGGAAATACGCGACGCCTTAAAAGCCGGTTGGGGTGTCTTTATCGGTGTGTTTACCGGCATCATTCTCAAGGTGATTGTTTCCGGTGTGATCACATTCTATTTTATCAAGGAATTGATCTAA
- the trxA gene encoding thioredoxin gives MGKAIELTDSNFEENVVESDVPVLVDFWAVWCGPCKMVEPVVNELADEYDGKIKVGKVDVDNNQKIAMNYNIRSIPTLLLFKDGDVVEMMIGAQPKNNLKDKIDKHL, from the coding sequence ATGGGCAAAGCAATAGAATTAACGGATTCCAATTTTGAGGAAAACGTTGTAGAGTCGGATGTTCCGGTGCTTGTGGATTTTTGGGCTGTCTGGTGCGGACCCTGCAAAATGGTCGAACCGGTGGTCAATGAACTCGCTGATGAGTATGACGGAAAAATCAAAGTGGGCAAAGTGGATGTCGATAACAACCAAAAGATTGCTATGAATTACAATATTCGCAGTATTCCGACCTTGTTGCTGTTTAAAGACGGGGATGTTGTGGAAATGATGATTGGCGCCCAGCCGAAAAATAATCTCAAAGATAAAATAGACAAGCATTTATAA
- a CDS encoding mannose-1-phosphate guanylyltransferase — protein MNKIYPIILAGGTGTRFWPKSRVSKPKQYLSLFDDVTLIQATAARLLGVCEPKDLLIVTSAEQSRWISQHLPWVPPENVIYEPARRNTGPAVGLAALQAMTRNPDAVMVLAPADHLIRHSKAFVQDVNTAVEWIQNHPDALMTLGVPPTFPATGFGYIRCGQATSEPDLYAVSGFSEKPDSERAQQYLQSGDYLWNCGMFVWRADTILNAMREFMPELYKGLLALRLVIGTQDFESVLKDVYKNLPAESIDYGIMEHTKNAYVIKAHFDWNDIGSWKQVFAETERDAQDNVVNGRVYLKDTKHCYIEADDRTVAVIGLENTIIIQTRDALLICDQDKAQDVKWLVNELEKNNEKDLL, from the coding sequence ATGAACAAAATCTATCCAATCATTCTCGCCGGTGGTACAGGAACCCGCTTCTGGCCTAAAAGCCGCGTATCCAAACCCAAACAGTATTTATCCTTGTTTGACGATGTCACGTTGATCCAGGCCACTGCCGCGCGGTTGTTGGGGGTGTGCGAACCGAAAGATCTGCTTATTGTTACGTCTGCAGAGCAGTCGCGCTGGATTTCGCAACACTTGCCGTGGGTGCCGCCGGAAAATGTGATTTATGAACCTGCCCGCCGCAATACGGGGCCCGCTGTCGGACTGGCTGCGCTGCAGGCGATGACGCGCAATCCGGATGCGGTGATGGTTCTGGCGCCGGCCGACCATCTGATCCGCCATTCAAAGGCGTTCGTGCAGGATGTCAATACAGCGGTGGAATGGATCCAAAACCACCCCGATGCTCTGATGACACTGGGTGTCCCGCCGACTTTTCCGGCGACCGGTTTCGGTTATATCCGTTGCGGTCAGGCGACATCAGAACCTGATCTGTACGCTGTTTCCGGGTTTTCTGAAAAACCCGACAGCGAGCGTGCGCAGCAATATCTGCAATCCGGGGATTATCTGTGGAATTGCGGCATGTTTGTCTGGAGAGCCGACACCATTTTGAATGCCATGCGCGAATTCATGCCTGAACTCTACAAAGGATTGCTCGCTCTGCGGCTGGTTATCGGAACGCAGGACTTTGAATCTGTTTTAAAAGACGTGTACAAAAATCTGCCCGCCGAATCCATTGATTACGGCATTATGGAACACACGAAAAATGCTTACGTGATCAAAGCGCATTTTGACTGGAACGATATCGGATCCTGGAAACAAGTTTTTGCAGAGACCGAACGGGATGCACAGGATAACGTGGTGAATGGACGCGTTTATTTAAAAGATACCAAGCATTGTTATATCGAGGCTGATGACCGAACCGTAGCGGTCATCGGGTTGGAAAATACCATTATCATCCAGACCCGGGATGCCTTGTTGATTTGTGATCAGGATAAAGCACAGGATGTCAAATGGCTGGTAAACGAACTCGAAAAAAACAACGAAAAGGACCTGTTGTAA
- a CDS encoding PTS sugar transporter subunit IIA — MLKVELGKHFDRNLFLTDLQSDTKKQALGELLDLFVDTGYIKDRDVVLEMLNQRETLGSTGIGNAIAIPHGRTTAAADVIIAFGKSSKGIEFDAIDKKPVHLFFMVIAPPNDKGNIYLPILGSLVTVLNKQENREQLMSIETFDELMSIINGE, encoded by the coding sequence ATGCTTAAAGTAGAACTTGGAAAGCATTTTGACAGAAATTTATTTCTTACAGATTTGCAATCTGATACCAAAAAACAGGCGCTGGGGGAACTCTTGGATCTTTTTGTCGACACTGGATATATTAAAGACCGGGATGTGGTTCTGGAAATGCTGAACCAGCGGGAAACGTTGGGAAGCACCGGAATCGGCAATGCCATTGCGATACCGCACGGCAGGACAACAGCAGCGGCTGATGTGATTATCGCGTTCGGTAAATCCTCCAAAGGTATCGAATTTGACGCCATTGACAAGAAACCGGTTCATCTGTTTTTTATGGTGATTGCACCGCCCAATGACAAGGGTAATATTTATCTGCCGATTCTCGGTTCATTGGTGACTGTGCTGAACAAGCAAGAGAACCGTGAACAATTGATGTCTATCGAAACATTTGATGAGCTCATGTCCATTATAAATGGAGAATGA